Genomic segment of Xanthomonas sp. DAR 35659:
CAACGGCAACTTCCGCGACAGGGTCTACACCGATATCGGCACCGATGCGCCGCAGCTGGCCTCGCGCACGCTGGTCAACGCCAAGTTCGGCTACGAGACCCTGGACTGGAGCGCCTGGGTGTTCGCAAACAACCTGCTCGACCGGCAGTACCTGCAGTATCGCTGGACCGACCAGCCGATCGTCGTGCTCGGCGCGCCGCGCGTGGTCGGGATCGGCTTCGAGATGCGCTGGTAGCCACCGATGAGCCCGCACGCGCCGCTCACCGCCGTGTACCTGCTTGCCGCCGCGTTCGCGGCGCTGGCGTTCTACCTGGCCACCGCGCACCAGCGCCTGCGCCCGCGCTGGCGCCGCCACGCGCGCGCGCTGCGCGTGGCCGGCGCGGCGCTGAGCGCGCTGGCGCTGGCCGCGGCGATCGCCGCGCTCGGCGTCTGGGCCGGCACCTTCGCGGCGCTGAGCGCGCTGATGCTGGGCGCCACCGTGCTGCCGTACCTCGACGCCTGGCGTCAGGCGCGCGGAGGCCGTGCCGATGTGGGCTAGGTGGCTGGCGGCGATCGTGCTGGGCCTGCCGCTGGCGGTGGGCGTGGTGGGGCTGTGCGTGCTGCTGTGGCCGGGTGCGCTACAGGTGCATACGCTGCCCTGGCTGCTGCTGATGTTCCCGCTGTGGATCGGCGCGATGGCGCTGGCGTTCGTGTTCCGCAGCGGCGCGCGCGCCTGGCTGTGGCTGGGCGCGGCGACCCTGTTGTGCCACGCCGCGATCTACGCGTTGAAGGCCGCCGGCATCGTGCAGGTGGCGGCATGAAGGCGGCGACCCTGCGCCAGTTCCTCGCGGCGCATAGCTGGATGGGCCTGCTCGCCGGCATGGCCTTGTTCATCGCCTTCTACGCCGGCGCGATCACCGTGTTCTCGCACGCACTCAACGACTGGCCGCGCCCGGCCGCCGCGGTCGCGCCGCCGCCGCAGAATCCCGAGCAGGCGGCGCAGGCGCTGGCCGATGCGGTGCTGGCGCGGCATCCGGCGCTGGCGGCGTCGTTCACGCTGAACCTGCCGGGCGAGCATGGGGCGCAGCCGCGGCTGCTTGCCTATGGGCCGGCGGCGCAGCCGTTCGGCGGTATCGTGCAGTTCCAGCCTGGCGCCGACGGGCGGCCGGTGCAGTTGCCGCAGCGCAGCGGGTTCGTCGATTTCCTGTACGACCTGCATTTCACCGCAGGCTTGCCGCGCACCTTCGGCCTCTACCTGTTCGGCGTGGTCTGCATCCTGTACGGCCTGGCGCTGGTCAGCGGCGTGGTGCTGTACGCGCCGGTGTTCCTGAAGGACCTGTTCGCGCTGCGGTTGGGGCGCAACGTCAAGCGCTTCTGGCAGGACGCGCACAACGTGGTCGGCATGCTGTCGCTGCCGTTCCACGTGATCTTCGCCTGGTCCGGCGCGGTGCTGGCGCTGGGCGTGCTGTTGCTGGCGCCGTTCCAGTACCTGGTGTTCGACGGCAAGCTGATGCAGGTGCTGGAACCGGACCTGGAACTGGCGCCGCACGCGCAACCGGCGCAGCGCGCGCTGCCGCCGCTGCCGGTGGCCGAATTGCTGGCGCGGGCGCGCGCGGCCAACCCGGGATTCGTGCCGGAAAGCCTGTCCTTCCACGATGCCGGCGATGCCAATGCGCGCGTGGAGATCTATGGGCATCAGGCGCAGCGCCGGCTCAATACGCTGGCCGGCGTGGCCATGGAGGCGGCCACCGGCAAGGTGCTGCGGGTGCTGGCGCCGCAGAGCATGTCGCCCGGTGTGGCGGCGCTGCGCGGGTTGCAGGCGCTGCACTACGCCAATTACGGCGGCGCGCCATTGCAGTGGCTGTACTTCCTGCTCGGCCTGGGCGGCGCCTTCCTGTTTTACAGCGGCAACCTGCTGTGGGTGGAGGCGCGGCGCAAGCGGCGCCAGCAGGCGCAGCCGTGGCGCACGCATGTGCTGGCGCGGCTCACGCTCGGCGTCTGCCTGGGCTGCGTGGCCGGGGTGTCGGCGTTGTTCGTCGCCGCGCGGCTGTTGCCGCCCGGGCAGGAACGCCACGTGTACTACGCGGTGTTCGCGCTCGGCGTGGCCTGGGCGCTGCTGCGCCCCACCGCGCGCGGCGCGTACGAGCTGCTGCTGGCCTGCGCCGTGCTGACCGCGCTGGTGCCGCTGGCCGGGTTGCGCGGCGCCGAGGGCTGGGTGGCGCCGTGGAGCAGCCCGCTGCTGCTGGCGGTGGACGGCTGCGCCCTGGCGCTGGCCTGGGTGTACTGGCAGATCGCGCGCGCGACCCGCCACCGTGGCCGCAACGGCGATCCCAACAGCGTCTGGGCGCTGCCGGCGAAGGCCTGAACCCGGCGCGGCGCGGGCACCCGCGCCGTCATTGCGCGCCGGCCCGCGACGGCGCCACGTGCCGCATCGCGCGGGCAGCGGCCTGCATGCGCGGCGGCGGAAAAGTGGACATTCCCGCGCCGGTGCTTTCTCATGTACGCGGAAGTCGAAGTCTGCAGCGTTGGCG
This window contains:
- a CDS encoding PepSY-associated TM helix domain-containing protein, with protein sequence MKAATLRQFLAAHSWMGLLAGMALFIAFYAGAITVFSHALNDWPRPAAAVAPPPQNPEQAAQALADAVLARHPALAASFTLNLPGEHGAQPRLLAYGPAAQPFGGIVQFQPGADGRPVQLPQRSGFVDFLYDLHFTAGLPRTFGLYLFGVVCILYGLALVSGVVLYAPVFLKDLFALRLGRNVKRFWQDAHNVVGMLSLPFHVIFAWSGAVLALGVLLLAPFQYLVFDGKLMQVLEPDLELAPHAQPAQRALPPLPVAELLARARAANPGFVPESLSFHDAGDANARVEIYGHQAQRRLNTLAGVAMEAATGKVLRVLAPQSMSPGVAALRGLQALHYANYGGAPLQWLYFLLGLGGAFLFYSGNLLWVEARRKRRQQAQPWRTHVLARLTLGVCLGCVAGVSALFVAARLLPPGQERHVYYAVFALGVAWALLRPTARGAYELLLACAVLTALVPLAGLRGAEGWVAPWSSPLLLAVDGCALALAWVYWQIARATRHRGRNGDPNSVWALPAKA